The genomic region GCAGCACGTGCGAAATCCACGGGCCGATTTCTTCAATATGGTGCGTCACGAACAGGATGGAGGGAGCGTCCGGCTGGGAGACCATAAATTCGATGTCTTTCAGAAACCGCACACGCGCCGCCGGGTCCAGTCCGGAACAGGGCTCATCCAGAATCAGCAGCGTCGGCCGGCAGACCAGGGCCCGGGCAATCATTACTTTCTGCTGTTCGCCCTGAGAGAGGGTCTGGTAGGATTGTTCTGCAATCGCATCCGCCCGAAGATGCGCCAGGGCTGTCCGGGCCTGCTCCATTTCTTCAGGACTGGGCCGGCGGTACAGCCCGAGCGTGGCATCCAGCCCGGAGGCAACCACCTCAATCGCCTTGTCCTGAGCGGGCAGCCGCTGCTGCAGCGTCGAGCTGACCAGCCCGATGGTGCGGCGGAGTTTTCGGATGTCCGTAGCGCCGAAGGTCTGCTGCTGGACGACAACTCGTCCGAAGGTCGGCCATTCATAGCCGGCCAGGATTTTCAGCAGCGTGGTTTTGCCGGAGCCGTTGGCCCCCAGCAGGGCCCAGTGCTGGCCCCGCCGGACCTGCCAGCTGATTCCGTCCAGAATCGTCCGGTTCTTCCGGCAAAAGCAAACTTCTTCGAGCTGAATGACGGAATCCATAAAGTTACATTCGGCGGAAGGGCCGTCCGGTCAGCCGCTCATACGCTTCGATGTATTTGGCGGAGGTTTTCGCGACAATCTCTTCGGGCAGCTCCACCCCCGGACCGGATTTGTTAAAACGGATGTCCTCCAGATAGTTGCGGACGAACTGCTTGTCGAAGCTTTCCTGATCGCGGCCGGGCTGATACTTGTCCGCAGGCCAAAAGCGTGACGAATCGGGCGTGAGCACTTCATCAATCAGGATAATCCGACCGTCCAGCTCACCCCATTCGAATTTGGTATCGGCCAGGATGATGCCGCGTGAACGGGCATACTCACCTGCCTTGCGGAAGATTTCGATGCTTTTGGTTCGCACATACTCGGCCCTGTCGCGGCCCAGGATTTTTACGCATTGCTCAAAAGAGATATTTTCATCGTGCTGTCCCTGTTCGGCCTTGGTGGCGGGGGTGAAAATCGGCTCCGGCAGTTTGTCGCATTGTCGGAGGCCTTCCGGCAGCCGGATTCCGCAGACGGTTCGGCTCTGCTGATATTCTTTCCAGCCGGAGCCGGCCAGATAGCCCCGCACGACGCATTCAACCGGCAGGACGCGGGTTTTTTTGACGAGCATCGAGCGGCCGGTCAGCTGCGCAGGATGACTTCGAAACGGCTCCGGAAACTCCTGAACTTCCATCGAAATCAGGTGGTTTTCCACGTCGCTTCCGAGAAAGTCGAGCCAGAATTTGGAGATTTGCGTGAGCACCTGCCCCTTATAGGGGATGCCGGTCTTCATAATCACATCAAAGGCGCTGATTCGATCGGTGGCGGCAATCAGCAGTTTGTCGCCCAGATCGTAAATGTCCCGCACCTTGCCCCGCCGAGCTGATGCGCCGGGAATATCCGTTTGTAAAATCACCTTGGCCATATTGTTTATCCTATCTTTTGAGGGTTTTCGGCAGACATAGTAGGGGGTTCGAACCCGTTCGTCAACACAAATGCCGCAATTCGTACAATGCAGTCGACAGTTATCAGTGTTCAGTAAGGAGGGAAGAGTGAGGGTCTGAGCGCGGGGCTGTCTTTTGCGCAGGGTTCTTCTGCGGGGCAGCGCCATTGGTCTGTCCTGTTCGGTGTTTATGAATGAAGCCGCCGCAGAGAACGGAGAATCATTTGCAGGACAATTACGGCTCGGAGGGGGCCTGAATGTCTTCCGTGAGCCATTGTTCAGCCAGGATTGACAGGTCTTCCAGAGCCACCCGGCCGTCCCGGTTCAAATCCGCCGAGGGACGGTTTCGGATATACGGATAGGTCTGGTGTTCTCCAATGTCCCACAGATGAATGAAATCCCAGTCGGCGTCGATGTAGGTCATGCTTTGCTTCATTTGAGCGGTTGTCTTGCCGGTGCCTCCGGCGCTGGCGGTTTGCCCGCTGACCTGCGTATCCCAGAAGGAATTGGTGATGACGGCGCTGCTATTAAGGCCGACCAGGCCGCCGACATTCGGGGTGCTTGTGCTCGGCGGCTGGACGAGTCCGGCCGCGTAGCACTTGGCGGTCAGGGTGGCTGAACCGGCCGTCCAGCCGACCAGGCCGCCTATGATTTCCGCTGTACCGCCCAATGAGTCGAGGACGCCGATTACGGAGGCCTGTGAATAACTGTAGTAAAGCACCGCGTCCGCAAGATAGCCGGTTACCCCGCCGACATAACGGCTGCCGGTTACGGTTCCCATCGCCCGGCATCCGAGCAGGGCTGATTGGGGAGCGATGCTGCATCCGGCAATTCCGCCGACGTAGGCGATTCCTTTGACGCTTCCGGTCCAGCCGCAGTTCTCGAGAGTGGACGACTCTGCGCGTCCGGCCAGTCCGCCGACCCAGAACCGGCCTTCGACAAATCCATTCTCAATGCGCAAGTCCCGGATTCTGGCTCCGGCAAGCCATCCAAAGAGTCCGACGTTGTCCTCCGTCGGCCGGCTGAGCTGGACATTGCTGATGGACCATCCCTCTCCGTGAATGACACCGGTAAACTTTGTAGTGACGGTGCCGACCGGTGTAAGGGCGATTCCTGCCAAATCCAAATCTCCGGTGAGCTGAAAGTGCTTGTCCCAATCCTGAGGCGTGGCCATCAGGACCTGCCAATCCGCGGGCGCGGCTATTCGATAAGGATTCTCTTCCGTGCCGTCGCCTCCCCCGCTGTAAACGCCTGCGGAAACCATTCCTGCCAGAAACAACAGAGCCGCTGTCATTGTTTTCTTCATCATCGCCTCTTTCTCCGATTGAACAGATTTACCCTTTGTCTAAAGTTATACAAAAAATTTTGTAAAATTGGAAACTTTTTGCACTCGCGTCTGAGGGGTTTATCGGACCAAGAAGGACGTAAGGTTTTGATGAGATTGTAGTTGCAAAAAAGGGAAGGATGTGTTCGTTTTTTTAAAAACGGCCCTGAGGAAGCGATTTTTTCCAGTGTTGCTTCCGGGTAAGGAGCGATTTGAGGTTTAAAAAAGGGGGAAACGGCGTAGAATGAACGGACTATGTGTGCTGATTTACTGCAATTCATCCGGCAGCCGGACTGGAATAAACGCGTGCTGATTCTCAAGCC from Anaerohalosphaeraceae bacterium harbors:
- a CDS encoding ABC transporter ATP-binding protein, with amino-acid sequence MDSVIQLEEVCFCRKNRTILDGISWQVRRGQHWALLGANGSGKTTLLKILAGYEWPTFGRVVVQQQTFGATDIRKLRRTIGLVSSTLQQRLPAQDKAIEVVASGLDATLGLYRRPSPEEMEQARTALAHLRADAIAEQSYQTLSQGEQQKVMIARALVCRPTLLILDEPCSGLDPAARVRFLKDIEFMVSQPDAPSILFVTHHIEEIGPWISHVLLLKDGKVLAAGTQEEIITSENMAAMLGCRCEAYFVPPRWHLLIEE
- a CDS encoding phosphoribosylaminoimidazolesuccinocarboxamide synthase, translated to MAKVILQTDIPGASARRGKVRDIYDLGDKLLIAATDRISAFDVIMKTGIPYKGQVLTQISKFWLDFLGSDVENHLISMEVQEFPEPFRSHPAQLTGRSMLVKKTRVLPVECVVRGYLAGSGWKEYQQSRTVCGIRLPEGLRQCDKLPEPIFTPATKAEQGQHDENISFEQCVKILGRDRAEYVRTKSIEIFRKAGEYARSRGIILADTKFEWGELDGRIILIDEVLTPDSSRFWPADKYQPGRDQESFDKQFVRNYLEDIRFNKSGPGVELPEEIVAKTSAKYIEAYERLTGRPFRRM